One stretch of Roseibium sp. HPY-6 DNA includes these proteins:
- a CDS encoding SulP family inorganic anion transporter produces the protein MTARAGAVAPLQSTKLDASRIKTELLAGLTVALALVPEAVAFAFVAGVNPLVGLYAAFFVGLITACIGGRPGMISGATGALAVVMVSLVAQHGVEYLFATVVLMGILQIGVGVLKWGKFIRMVPHPVMLGFVNGLAIVIFLAQLGQFKVPDGAGGLTWMAGPQLFLMLGLIALTMAVIWILPRFTTAFPAPLAGILVVSGLVLGFNLDTRSVGDLASIAGGLPEFHIPMVPLTLETLQIILPYAVILAAIGLIESLLTLNLVADLTNTKGGASKECVAQGTANIVTGFFGGMGGCAMIGQSMINVKSGARTRISGIAAALFLLSFIVIASPLIEQIPVAALVGVMFMVVIGTFAWTSLKIVHKIPLTDALVMVIVTGVTVYADLAVAVVVGVIISALAYAWNAASRISARIGTSKEGWKVYRLSGPLFFGSTTGFADLFDPQKDPEDIVVDFIDSRVVDHSGLEAIDALASKYEAAGKRLHLRHLSPDCKRLLAKAGNLVEVSVLEDPDYEIAVDYGQTFEATEKAS, from the coding sequence TTGACAGCACGTGCCGGGGCCGTTGCGCCTTTACAATCGACAAAACTGGATGCTTCGCGCATCAAAACCGAATTGCTCGCGGGCTTGACTGTTGCGCTGGCGCTGGTGCCGGAAGCCGTTGCCTTCGCATTTGTGGCGGGCGTCAATCCGCTCGTGGGTCTATACGCTGCCTTTTTCGTTGGCCTGATCACCGCCTGCATCGGTGGTCGTCCCGGCATGATCTCCGGCGCAACCGGTGCCTTGGCCGTTGTCATGGTTTCGCTTGTGGCTCAGCACGGCGTTGAATACCTGTTCGCGACCGTGGTTCTCATGGGCATCTTGCAGATCGGTGTCGGCGTCCTGAAATGGGGCAAGTTCATTCGAATGGTCCCCCACCCGGTGATGCTGGGTTTCGTCAACGGTCTGGCGATCGTCATTTTCCTGGCGCAACTTGGCCAGTTCAAGGTCCCGGACGGTGCCGGCGGCTTGACCTGGATGGCCGGCCCGCAGCTTTTCCTGATGCTTGGACTTATCGCGCTCACCATGGCGGTTATCTGGATACTTCCAAGGTTCACCACCGCGTTTCCGGCACCGCTTGCCGGCATTCTCGTGGTGTCCGGCCTGGTACTGGGGTTCAACCTGGATACGAGATCGGTGGGCGATCTCGCATCGATCGCGGGCGGCCTGCCGGAATTTCATATTCCAATGGTTCCACTGACGCTGGAAACGTTGCAGATCATTCTGCCCTACGCGGTCATCCTCGCGGCTATCGGCCTGATTGAATCCCTGCTGACGCTGAACCTCGTTGCCGACCTAACCAACACCAAGGGCGGCGCTTCCAAAGAATGCGTAGCCCAGGGCACCGCCAACATCGTGACCGGCTTCTTCGGCGGCATGGGCGGCTGCGCGATGATCGGCCAGTCGATGATCAACGTGAAATCCGGTGCGCGCACACGGATATCCGGCATCGCAGCCGCGCTGTTCCTCCTGTCCTTCATCGTAATTGCCTCGCCGCTGATCGAACAGATCCCGGTCGCAGCGCTTGTCGGCGTGATGTTTATGGTTGTCATCGGCACATTCGCCTGGACCAGCCTCAAGATCGTGCACAAGATCCCGCTGACCGACGCACTGGTGATGGTCATCGTGACCGGTGTCACGGTCTATGCGGATCTGGCGGTTGCCGTTGTGGTCGGCGTGATTATCTCCGCCCTCGCCTATGCCTGGAACGCGGCCAGCCGCATCAGCGCGCGCATCGGCACCAGCAAGGAAGGCTGGAAGGTGTACCGTCTCTCAGGTCCGCTGTTTTTCGGTTCCACCACCGGTTTCGCCGACCTGTTCGATCCGCAAAAAGATCCTGAGGACATCGTCGTCGACTTTATCGACAGCCGCGTCGTCGACCACTCAGGTCTCGAAGCCATCGATGCGCTGGCTTCAAAATACGAAGCTGCCGGAAAACGTCTTCACCTGCGGCACCTGTCTCCTGACTGCAAGAGGCTTCTTGCCAAGGCCGGCAACCTTGTCGAAGTCTCCGTGCTCGAGGATCCGGACTACGAAATTGCGGTGGACTACGGACAAACCTTCGAGGCGACTGAAAAAGCATCCTGA
- a CDS encoding type III PLP-dependent enzyme gives MSERIRDFLRRRDDDGPCVVVDLDIVRDNFEAFARSLPDTSVYYAVKANPAPEILSLLESLGSSFDCASVGEIEMVLATGASADRISYGNTIKKERDIARAFDLGVRLFAVDCIEEVEKIGRVAPGSKVFCRVLCDGVGAEWPLSRKFGCDPEMAPDVLEHAHRLGLEAYGVSFHVGSQQANLEAWDFALAMAAGAFREMALRGIELKMVNMGGGFPTRYLKDVPGVPRYGEAIFQALSKHFGNRLPSTIIEPGRGMVGNAGMIEAEVVLISKKSAQEEVRWVYLDIGKFHGLAETMDEAIRYPIRTPRDGDRTTPCVLAGPTCDSVDVLYEKTPYELPVSLSIGDKVLIEACGAYTTTYSSVGFNGFAPLASHVI, from the coding sequence ATGAGCGAGCGTATCCGCGACTTCCTGCGACGACGCGACGACGACGGACCTTGCGTTGTTGTCGACCTCGACATCGTGCGTGACAATTTTGAAGCCTTTGCGCGGTCCCTTCCGGACACATCGGTCTATTATGCGGTCAAGGCCAATCCCGCACCGGAGATCCTCTCGCTTCTCGAAAGCCTCGGCTCTTCTTTCGACTGCGCCTCGGTCGGTGAAATTGAAATGGTGCTGGCCACCGGCGCTTCGGCAGACCGCATTTCCTACGGCAACACCATCAAGAAGGAGAGGGACATTGCGCGTGCCTTTGACCTTGGCGTCCGGCTCTTTGCGGTCGACTGCATCGAAGAAGTCGAAAAAATCGGCCGTGTCGCTCCCGGCTCAAAAGTCTTCTGCCGGGTCCTGTGCGACGGTGTCGGCGCCGAATGGCCGCTCTCCCGCAAATTCGGATGCGACCCTGAAATGGCACCCGACGTCCTGGAACACGCCCACCGGCTCGGCCTCGAGGCCTACGGCGTCTCCTTCCACGTCGGCTCTCAGCAGGCAAATCTCGAAGCCTGGGATTTCGCTCTCGCCATGGCGGCAGGTGCCTTCCGGGAAATGGCGCTGCGCGGCATCGAGCTGAAGATGGTCAACATGGGTGGCGGGTTCCCGACCCGTTACCTGAAAGACGTGCCGGGCGTACCGCGCTACGGCGAGGCCATCTTCCAGGCGCTGTCCAAACATTTCGGCAACCGGCTTCCCTCAACCATCATCGAACCGGGCCGGGGCATGGTCGGCAATGCGGGTATGATCGAAGCCGAAGTCGTTCTGATTTCCAAGAAGTCCGCGCAGGAAGAGGTGCGCTGGGTCTATCTGGATATTGGCAAGTTCCACGGCCTTGCCGAGACAATGGACGAAGCGATCCGCTATCCGATCCGGACCCCGCGCGATGGCGATAGGACCACGCCTTGTGTTCTGGCCGGGCCGACCTGCGACAGCGTCGATGTTCTTTACGAAAAGACGCCGTACGAACTGCCAGTCAGCCTTTCCATAGGCGACAAGGTTCTGATCGAGGCTTGCGGCGCTTATACGACGACCTATTCGTCGGTGGGCTTCAACGGCTTTGCGCCACTGGCGTCCCACGTCATCTAG
- a CDS encoding pyridoxamine 5'-phosphate oxidase family protein has translation MKPIDQMSRTVSPFHDGERKVQERLGDFDVERWARGAIRDFMPDQHRNFFQDQPFMIVSARDEKGRPWATVLEGPVGFVRSPDPTSLEILSKPAAGDALEGSLSTGADIGLVGIELATRRRNRVNGRLVGADDNGLRFTVGQSFGNCPQYIRSRDYWWSEKEPSGTTTRSKALSAAQQNWIRNADTFFIGSGYEGQGQNRSFGMDASHRGGERGFVEVVSESRIRFPDYAGNKFYNTLGNILLDGRAGFLFLDFSTGSLLQLTGKASIDFDSEDVARFPGARQLVSLEIEEIVELSGALRLRWQEDGSTARSLRLVDKIWESANVTSFVFEPRDGGPLPVHKAGQHLPVEIMIPQIDAKVQRTYSLSGPPNESRYRISVKREADGLVSGFLHDKLEVGAMLEARKPAGDFVLQKGSGPIVLVSAGVGVTPVLSMLHQLIEEKDAREILFVHGARDGDHHPFRSEVCELVKGRANIRTHIVYSRPHAEDLHGRDYQEKGRVSADLLTGLVSNADADYYLCGPAGFLAELKSGLEARGVREDKIHDETF, from the coding sequence GTGAAACCGATCGATCAGATGTCCAGGACTGTTTCACCGTTTCATGACGGTGAACGGAAGGTGCAGGAGCGGCTTGGCGACTTTGATGTCGAGCGCTGGGCACGCGGCGCCATTCGCGATTTCATGCCCGACCAGCACCGTAACTTCTTCCAGGATCAACCTTTCATGATCGTGTCCGCACGTGATGAAAAGGGCAGACCCTGGGCGACGGTGCTCGAAGGACCTGTCGGGTTCGTGCGTTCGCCTGACCCGACCTCGCTTGAGATTTTGTCCAAACCGGCGGCAGGCGATGCTTTGGAAGGCTCGCTTTCGACAGGTGCGGATATCGGTCTGGTTGGCATCGAACTCGCAACCCGCCGCCGCAACCGCGTGAATGGCAGGCTCGTCGGCGCTGACGACAATGGGCTCCGCTTTACAGTTGGCCAGTCCTTTGGAAACTGCCCGCAATATATCCGCTCGCGCGACTACTGGTGGAGCGAGAAAGAACCGTCTGGGACTACAACGCGCAGCAAGGCGCTGAGCGCTGCACAACAGAACTGGATCAGAAACGCAGACACGTTTTTCATCGGGTCCGGATACGAAGGGCAAGGGCAAAACCGGTCCTTTGGCATGGATGCCTCCCATCGCGGCGGCGAGCGCGGCTTTGTCGAAGTCGTGAGCGAAAGCAGGATCCGCTTTCCCGATTATGCCGGCAACAAGTTCTACAATACGTTGGGAAACATCCTGCTTGACGGGCGAGCAGGCTTTCTCTTTCTCGATTTTTCAACCGGAAGCCTGTTGCAGCTGACCGGCAAGGCGTCGATCGACTTTGATTCTGAAGATGTGGCGCGTTTTCCCGGTGCGCGTCAGCTTGTATCGCTCGAAATCGAGGAGATCGTGGAGCTTTCCGGCGCACTCAGATTGCGCTGGCAGGAGGACGGCAGTACCGCCCGTTCCCTGAGGCTTGTCGATAAGATCTGGGAAAGCGCCAATGTGACCTCCTTTGTGTTTGAGCCGCGCGACGGCGGCCCGCTTCCGGTGCACAAGGCAGGACAGCACCTGCCGGTCGAAATCATGATCCCGCAAATCGATGCCAAAGTGCAGCGGACGTATTCGCTGTCCGGACCGCCGAACGAAAGCCGATACCGGATCTCGGTAAAGCGTGAAGCCGACGGCCTGGTTTCCGGGTTTCTTCATGACAAGCTTGAGGTTGGCGCTATGCTGGAGGCGCGCAAGCCCGCGGGTGATTTTGTCCTTCAAAAAGGCAGCGGCCCCATCGTTCTTGTCAGCGCAGGCGTCGGCGTAACGCCAGTGCTGAGCATGCTGCATCAACTTATCGAAGAGAAGGATGCGCGGGAGATCCTGTTTGTGCACGGCGCGCGTGATGGGGATCATCATCCGTTTCGCAGCGAAGTTTGCGAACTTGTCAAGGGCAGGGCAAACATCAGGACCCATATCGTCTACAGCCGTCCGCATGCCGAAGATCTGCACGGCCGGGACTATCAGGAAAAGGGCAGGGTATCGGCAGATCTGTTGACCGGTCTGGTGTCAAACGCGGATGCCGATTATTACCTCTGCGGTCCCGCAGGATTTCTCGCCGAGCTCAAATCCGGCCTTGAGGCACGCGGTGTTCGTGAAGACAAGATCCATGACGAGACGTTCTAA
- a CDS encoding aminotransferase, with protein sequence MKPSNPVFTGIETTVFETMSRLAMAHNAVNLGQGFPDVDGPEDIREVAASALIEGPNQYPPMLGLPELREAVAATNKRFYGLEVDAASEVLVTSGATEALADCIMALVSPGDEVVLIEPLYDCYLPLVRRAGGIPVRVRVSPPNWGLDEEALRDAFSGRTKAILINNPMNPTAKVFSEAELTLISQLCQEHDAYAICDEVYEHLVFDGAAHRPLMTFDGMRERTVRIGSAGKTFSLTGWKVGYVTGPAHLIDPIGKAHQWVTFTTPPNLQRAVAYGLQKDDEYYAGLAQDLTLKRDRMAKGLSALGFSVLPCASTYFLTCGIEDLGLGDNDVGVCEKFVKEAGVATVPVSAFYGSDAPTGYLRFCFCKKDWVIDEAIARLSSFLTADDRESA encoded by the coding sequence ATGAAGCCGAGCAATCCGGTGTTCACCGGAATAGAAACAACCGTATTTGAAACAATGTCCCGGCTCGCGATGGCGCATAATGCCGTCAATCTCGGTCAAGGCTTTCCTGATGTGGACGGACCGGAGGATATCCGAGAGGTCGCTGCTTCAGCGCTGATCGAAGGCCCGAACCAATATCCGCCGATGCTCGGCCTTCCCGAATTGCGCGAGGCCGTTGCAGCGACTAACAAACGGTTTTACGGCCTTGAGGTTGATGCTGCGAGCGAGGTGCTGGTGACGTCAGGTGCCACAGAGGCCCTTGCAGACTGCATCATGGCGCTGGTGTCGCCGGGAGATGAGGTTGTTCTGATTGAGCCGCTTTATGACTGTTACCTGCCGCTTGTACGGCGCGCGGGCGGTATTCCTGTCAGGGTCAGGGTAAGCCCACCGAATTGGGGCCTCGACGAAGAGGCGCTCCGCGACGCCTTTTCGGGTCGCACCAAAGCCATTTTGATCAACAACCCGATGAACCCCACGGCAAAGGTGTTTTCTGAAGCCGAACTCACGCTGATTTCGCAACTGTGCCAGGAACATGATGCCTATGCGATCTGTGATGAGGTCTACGAACATCTGGTGTTCGACGGCGCTGCGCATCGGCCGCTGATGACGTTTGATGGCATGCGCGAGCGCACGGTTCGCATCGGTTCTGCCGGCAAAACGTTTTCATTGACGGGCTGGAAGGTCGGATATGTTACCGGTCCGGCGCACCTGATCGACCCGATCGGAAAGGCGCATCAGTGGGTCACGTTTACGACGCCCCCGAACCTTCAGCGCGCCGTTGCCTATGGTCTGCAAAAGGACGATGAGTACTATGCGGGTCTTGCGCAGGACCTAACTTTGAAGCGGGACCGCATGGCCAAAGGTCTCAGCGCGCTAGGGTTTTCGGTGCTGCCTTGCGCTTCCACCTATTTCCTGACCTGCGGCATTGAAGATCTCGGGCTCGGCGACAACGATGTCGGCGTGTGCGAAAAGTTCGTCAAAGAGGCGGGCGTTGCGACCGTTCCGGTTTCAGCGTTCTACGGGTCTGATGCACCGACCGGCTATCTTCGCTTTTGCTTTTGCAAGAAGGACTGGGTCATCGATGAGGCGATCGCGCGGCTCTCGTCGTTTTTGACTGCAGACGACCGCGAATCCGCTTAG
- a CDS encoding DM13 domain-containing protein: MQTRRQFFALSTGLAATAIASSTLPSFAAGKSRKGNFSGRSNHVTTGQTVLNSNNVVLQSNFSLDGAPDPRVGLGKNGKYDPKTDLGALKKLNGKQTYRLGGGIDASGYNEVYIWCRKFNVPLGVAKLGN; this comes from the coding sequence ATGCAGACCCGCAGACAGTTTTTCGCCCTCAGCACCGGATTGGCAGCCACCGCGATTGCCTCCAGTACATTGCCGTCTTTCGCTGCTGGGAAATCGAGAAAGGGCAATTTTTCAGGCCGCAGCAATCATGTGACGACAGGCCAGACCGTGCTCAACTCCAACAACGTCGTCCTGCAAAGCAACTTCAGTCTCGACGGGGCACCAGACCCCAGGGTCGGGCTCGGCAAGAACGGCAAGTACGACCCGAAAACCGATCTCGGTGCTTTGAAAAAGCTGAACGGCAAGCAAACCTACCGCCTCGGCGGCGGCATTGATGCGTCCGGTTATAACGAGGTCTACATCTGGTGCCGTAAATTCAATGTGCCGCTTGGGGTGGCAAAGCTGGGCAACTGA
- a CDS encoding homospermidine synthase, producing MIGLGSIGKGTLPLIERHFKFDKSRFTVIDPVDTDAKLVTDRGYKFHKVALTPDNYKDILTPLITEGEGQGFVVNLSVDTSSLDLMKLCRKLGVLYIDTVVEPWLGFYFDENAPAADRTNYALRETVRREKKKKPGGTTAVSCCGANPGMVSWFVKKALVDVATETGVKFKEPTDRKGWAKLMKKVGVKGIHIAERDTQRAKGPKPPNVFWNTWSVEGFLSEGFQPAELGWGTHEKWKPANAKSHKKGCNAAIYLEQPGANTRVRTWCPTPGAQFGFLVTHNESISIADYFTLEDGKKVTYRPTCHYAYHPANDAVLSLHELFGAAGKVQEKLHVLEEDEIRDGIDELGVLLYGHKKNAYWYGSQLSVEETRKLAPYQNATGLQVTSAVIAGMVWALENPEAGIVETDEMDYKRCLEVQMPYLGPVKGYYTDWTPLDGRPGFFKEDLDKKDPWQFRNILVR from the coding sequence ATGATCGGGCTTGGGTCCATCGGCAAGGGAACGCTCCCGCTGATCGAGCGTCACTTCAAGTTCGACAAGTCACGGTTCACCGTCATCGATCCGGTCGATACGGACGCCAAGCTGGTGACGGATCGCGGCTATAAGTTCCACAAAGTCGCGCTGACGCCGGACAACTACAAGGACATCCTGACGCCTTTGATCACCGAAGGCGAAGGGCAGGGATTTGTTGTGAACCTGTCGGTCGACACGTCTTCTCTCGATCTTATGAAACTGTGCCGCAAACTCGGCGTTCTCTACATCGACACTGTGGTTGAGCCGTGGCTTGGCTTCTACTTTGATGAAAATGCGCCGGCCGCAGATCGCACGAACTACGCTCTGCGCGAAACGGTTCGCCGCGAAAAGAAGAAGAAGCCCGGTGGCACGACGGCGGTCTCCTGTTGTGGTGCCAATCCGGGCATGGTGTCCTGGTTCGTCAAGAAAGCGCTTGTCGATGTTGCGACCGAAACCGGCGTCAAGTTCAAGGAGCCGACCGACCGCAAGGGCTGGGCAAAGCTGATGAAAAAAGTCGGCGTCAAGGGCATCCACATAGCCGAGCGCGACACGCAACGCGCCAAGGGACCGAAACCGCCTAACGTCTTCTGGAACACCTGGTCGGTCGAAGGGTTTCTTTCCGAGGGCTTTCAGCCGGCAGAACTCGGCTGGGGAACGCACGAAAAGTGGAAACCTGCAAACGCCAAAAGTCACAAGAAAGGCTGCAACGCGGCGATCTATCTGGAACAGCCGGGCGCCAACACGCGTGTACGCACCTGGTGCCCGACGCCGGGCGCGCAGTTCGGATTTCTGGTGACGCACAACGAATCCATCTCCATCGCCGATTACTTCACGCTGGAAGACGGCAAGAAGGTCACTTACAGGCCGACGTGTCACTATGCCTATCACCCGGCGAATGATGCGGTGCTGTCATTGCACGAGCTTTTTGGGGCGGCCGGCAAGGTGCAAGAGAAACTCCACGTTCTGGAAGAAGATGAAATCCGGGACGGTATCGACGAGCTCGGTGTCCTGCTCTATGGCCACAAGAAGAATGCCTACTGGTACGGTTCGCAGCTTTCCGTTGAGGAGACGCGCAAACTGGCTCCTTACCAGAATGCCACCGGACTGCAGGTGACGTCCGCTGTCATTGCGGGCATGGTCTGGGCTCTGGAAAACCCGGAGGCCGGCATCGTTGAAACCGACGAGATGGATTACAAGCGCTGCCTAGAAGTCCAGATGCCTTACCTCGGTCCGGTCAAAGGATACTACACCGACTGGACCCCGCTCGACGGGCGCCCGGGCTTTTTCAAAGAAGACCTCGACAAGAAGGACCCCTGGCAGTTCAGGAACATCCTGGTGCGGTGA
- a CDS encoding adenylate/guanylate cyclase domain-containing protein: MLRNKLFITPTLATVIGTFVVITAAAILMIQAVISEKLIRQLGGGLVDLGMDTSEAAFVEQLHAVTETADYTHAGWETGELTYDDPDHLVAYIYGALAPQDRVSFMVMVDETGKGVDVDRGDADGDIYGGDVDVASEIPSLMPLLKRASEKAGPFWSEPLYMPSRKHTYFVYTYPFYRGDTYRGSFLIGMSLERISDITWSISTDDITVFLMREKTQEIVAHPLLEDHFEELDQDDPLLHVSQISDLFLSDFSTMRVIDNTDYNIADGLELRTGFDTEGNKRFIIIEQENANLKGLPARIGVHFPAEYLDQPLQQLLVAIVVGLGLLMLSLIGAVLLARRIAKPVRRAASAAKDVAGLKFSDVDPLPPSIIRELDDLANGFNAMVGGLAAFNRYVPRTLVQKLLSEGRAEAVPEEREVAVLFTDIAGFTSASEGMSASETAAFVNHHLSLLGAEIAKQDGTIDKYVGDSVMAFWGAPEHLENPAEPAARAALGMASAIHADNVARANRNEAPVRIRVGIHMGPLVVGDIGAPERVNYTVIGDTVNAAARLESLGKEIDDTAEIIILASVDIASRLSPDIRQEPIGPQMVKGKSEPVEVVRLLPD; this comes from the coding sequence TTGCTGCGCAACAAACTCTTCATAACGCCAACCCTGGCGACCGTTATCGGCACTTTTGTTGTTATTACGGCCGCTGCCATCCTGATGATCCAGGCCGTTATTTCAGAAAAGCTGATCCGCCAGCTTGGTGGCGGGCTCGTTGATCTTGGCATGGATACATCTGAAGCCGCCTTTGTAGAGCAGCTTCACGCCGTTACCGAAACCGCCGACTATACCCACGCCGGATGGGAAACGGGAGAGCTGACTTACGACGATCCGGATCACCTCGTCGCCTATATTTACGGTGCCCTGGCCCCTCAGGATCGTGTCTCGTTCATGGTCATGGTCGACGAAACCGGCAAGGGCGTGGACGTCGACCGCGGCGATGCCGATGGCGACATTTATGGCGGCGACGTTGATGTTGCATCGGAAATCCCGAGCCTCATGCCCCTTCTGAAAAGAGCGTCGGAAAAGGCTGGTCCGTTCTGGAGCGAACCGCTCTACATGCCCAGCAGGAAACATACCTATTTCGTTTACACCTACCCGTTTTACAGAGGAGACACCTATCGTGGCAGTTTCCTGATCGGAATGTCTCTGGAGCGCATCTCAGACATTACCTGGTCGATCTCCACAGATGACATCACCGTATTCCTGATGCGGGAGAAGACCCAAGAGATTGTCGCCCACCCATTGCTGGAAGACCACTTCGAAGAGTTGGACCAGGACGATCCCCTGCTTCATGTCAGCCAGATTTCCGATCTTTTCCTGTCTGACTTTTCCACGATGCGGGTTATCGACAACACGGACTACAACATCGCGGACGGTCTGGAACTACGTACCGGCTTTGACACGGAGGGCAACAAACGCTTCATCATCATTGAGCAGGAAAACGCCAACCTGAAGGGTTTGCCCGCGCGCATTGGTGTTCATTTTCCTGCCGAATACCTGGATCAACCGCTGCAGCAGCTTCTCGTCGCCATCGTCGTCGGCCTTGGCCTCCTGATGCTTTCCCTGATCGGCGCTGTTCTCCTGGCGCGCCGCATTGCCAAACCCGTCCGGCGGGCGGCGAGTGCCGCAAAGGATGTTGCCGGACTGAAATTCAGCGACGTGGATCCACTGCCCCCCTCCATCATCAGGGAGCTTGATGATCTTGCGAACGGCTTCAATGCCATGGTTGGCGGTCTGGCAGCGTTCAACCGCTATGTGCCGCGCACGCTCGTTCAAAAACTTCTGAGCGAAGGGCGTGCCGAAGCCGTCCCGGAAGAACGTGAGGTTGCCGTTCTCTTCACTGATATTGCCGGTTTCACATCCGCATCGGAGGGAATGTCGGCGAGCGAAACCGCTGCGTTCGTCAACCATCATCTGTCTCTGTTGGGAGCGGAAATTGCGAAACAGGATGGAACGATCGACAAGTATGTCGGTGACAGCGTCATGGCCTTCTGGGGCGCGCCGGAACACCTGGAAAATCCGGCCGAACCCGCTGCCCGCGCAGCGCTTGGCATGGCGTCAGCGATTCACGCGGATAACGTGGCGCGTGCGAACCGGAACGAAGCGCCTGTCCGGATCCGGGTTGGAATTCACATGGGTCCCCTGGTTGTCGGGGATATCGGAGCGCCGGAAAGGGTCAACTACACGGTGATCGGCGATACCGTAAACGCTGCTGCGCGTCTGGAGAGCCTCGGCAAGGAAATCGACGATACCGCAGAAATCATCATCCTTGCCTCGGTCGATATTGCATCCAGACTGAGCCCCGACATACGTCAGGAACCGATCGGCCCGCAAATGGTGAAAGGCAAGTCGGAACCGGTCGAAGTGGTCCGGCTCCTGCCTGACTAA
- a CDS encoding glutathione S-transferase: MSNAIRIHNFPLSGHCHRVELFAGLAGINHELVFVDLAAGEHKKEPFLSLNPAGKVPVIEDGDVVVADSNAILVYLARKYAPDWLSGDAVEEAEIQRFLSLAANEIANGPAAARLVTVFGAELDTDKAKAIADYVFGILEGHLAGRDWLVGQKPTVADVAIYTYTAHAPEGNVSLEPYPNIRSFLKRVEGLPGFEAMPATKAGLAA, encoded by the coding sequence ATGTCCAACGCAATCCGCATTCACAATTTTCCGCTTTCCGGACACTGTCACCGGGTTGAACTGTTTGCCGGCCTTGCCGGTATCAATCACGAGCTCGTCTTCGTCGATCTCGCCGCCGGTGAGCACAAGAAGGAGCCGTTCCTGTCGCTCAATCCGGCCGGCAAGGTTCCTGTCATTGAAGATGGCGACGTTGTCGTTGCCGACTCCAATGCGATCCTGGTTTACCTGGCACGCAAATATGCACCGGACTGGCTGTCTGGTGATGCGGTTGAAGAGGCGGAGATCCAGCGCTTTCTTTCGCTCGCCGCCAATGAAATCGCCAATGGGCCTGCCGCTGCCCGGCTTGTGACCGTCTTCGGTGCGGAGCTCGATACGGACAAGGCGAAGGCGATCGCCGACTATGTTTTCGGGATCCTGGAAGGCCATCTGGCGGGTCGCGACTGGCTGGTCGGTCAGAAACCGACCGTCGCCGATGTTGCGATTTACACCTATACGGCCCACGCGCCGGAAGGAAATGTCTCCCTAGAGCCTTATCCGAACATTCGAAGCTTCCTGAAGCGTGTTGAAGGATTGCCGGGCTTTGAAGCCATGCCGGCCACGAAAGCCGGACTGGCTGCGTAA
- a CDS encoding acyl carrier protein codes for MSEIAEKVKAIVARDLDVSTWMLTSDVTLSKLGADSLDAIGLIMAVERELGCRIPHDSFRVTNRHEGEWTFGAFLRAVESAIGGTPSLHRDIFPAQSNTPRPRAVA; via the coding sequence ATGTCTGAAATTGCTGAGAAAGTTAAAGCCATTGTGGCGAGAGATCTCGACGTGTCCACCTGGATGCTTACATCTGATGTTACGCTGAGCAAACTGGGGGCCGATAGCCTGGACGCGATCGGTCTGATCATGGCGGTCGAAAGGGAACTGGGGTGCCGCATTCCGCATGACTCGTTCCGCGTAACCAACCGGCATGAAGGCGAGTGGACCTTCGGAGCGTTTTTGCGCGCTGTTGAAAGTGCAATCGGCGGTACACCGTCTTTGCACCGCGATATCTTCCCGGCGCAATCCAACACGCCCCGGCCAAGAGCTGTCGCCTAG
- a CDS encoding N-acetyltransferase has translation MITIVDEALEHFSAREALLDLSFGEDRHLKTCERLREGQLPVFAFVATDAAGRLAGSVRLWSVADEAGNQSLLLGPLVVCPLMRGLKIGDRLMRHALTQAAVHGHGSVILVGDQAYYDRFGFQPGRLDRVDLPGPFDQRRFLGIDLSVGHLARLDGLLKPAGESNTTLVFNGSKNTPDLRKSV, from the coding sequence ATGATCACCATCGTTGACGAGGCGCTGGAGCATTTCAGCGCCCGCGAGGCTTTGCTCGACCTCAGTTTCGGCGAAGATCGTCACTTGAAAACCTGCGAGCGGTTGCGCGAAGGCCAACTGCCTGTGTTTGCTTTTGTGGCAACGGATGCGGCAGGCCGGCTTGCCGGCTCTGTCCGGCTCTGGTCCGTTGCGGACGAGGCGGGAAACCAAAGCCTGCTGCTCGGACCGCTCGTTGTTTGTCCCCTCATGCGCGGCCTGAAAATCGGCGACCGGCTGATGCGCCATGCGCTGACCCAGGCTGCTGTACATGGCCATGGGTCTGTGATCCTTGTCGGTGATCAGGCTTACTATGATCGCTTTGGCTTTCAGCCGGGCAGGCTGGATCGTGTCGATTTGCCCGGACCTTTTGATCAGCGACGGTTTCTAGGTATCGACTTGTCGGTCGGTCATCTTGCAAGACTGGACGGTCTCTTGAAACCTGCCGGAGAGAGCAACACGACGTTGGTTTTTAATGGAAGCAAAAACACTCCGGACCTCAGGAAATCAGTGTAG